One genomic segment of Rhizorhabdus phycosphaerae includes these proteins:
- a CDS encoding TonB-dependent receptor: protein MSGSRIQLAIATLLCGTASPLLAQAETPAPQDGIEDIVVTAQRREESLQTTPVSIAAFGARELESKGITGLTDLRANVPALQLTPFPNNAATTQVFMRGVGLSDDQITQDGGVAVYMDGVYVARSQGLAVEVADLERIEVLRGPQGTLYGRNATGGAINFITRKPDLDAFGFKGQVSLGNYDHRRFKGAVNLPLGQTLAVRLSYVNQQQDGFVRNPGTGVKRWGDEDRQAMRGDVLWEPSDAISLRYAYDRTEIGDTPAHVAATPFHPQTAPRPKAGSPLVRDLLPNDIVSQGHSLIGEWQPTDTLTVRSITGYRKLDNFQNQDYLTGVLGPIPLQKNSSRAKQDQWSEEIQLVGDAFEDRLQYVVGYYFFTEEGSNFSNSFSPPTATRSFTTATIKNRSHALFAQGTWTPALLEDRLHLTVGVRQSWDKRAATLARSTQVGGGAIVPVPGLGDGSRDFKDFSPTFVVAYDAAETVHLYAKAVKGYKSGGFNIRASSLARFDQGFGPETLWSFEGGIKSQWLDNRLRFNLAGFISKYRDIQINVQSDPTNVRLTDVLNAGRATVKGIEMDLTLVPVRPLRITANYSYLHARYNRILNAAGVDVGRDYRFTNAPAHTLALDLSYDLPPTPIGKLTANVNYTLQSDKFTNATVTGGRYVVGDYGLMNARLSLGDIPGLAGVSAALWARNLTDKDYYLLQFNIGRPGAIYGEPRTYGIDLSVEL from the coding sequence ATGTCCGGAAGCAGGATCCAACTCGCTATCGCCACGCTCTTGTGCGGAACGGCATCGCCGCTTCTGGCGCAGGCGGAAACCCCGGCACCGCAGGACGGGATCGAGGACATCGTCGTCACCGCCCAGCGCCGGGAGGAATCGCTGCAAACCACGCCGGTCTCGATCGCCGCCTTCGGTGCGCGCGAACTGGAATCGAAGGGCATCACCGGTCTGACCGACCTGCGCGCCAATGTGCCCGCTTTGCAGCTCACCCCCTTTCCCAATAATGCCGCGACCACGCAGGTGTTCATGCGCGGCGTCGGGCTGAGCGACGACCAGATCACCCAGGACGGCGGCGTCGCGGTCTATATGGACGGGGTCTATGTCGCGCGCAGCCAGGGCCTTGCCGTCGAGGTCGCCGATCTCGAACGGATCGAGGTGCTGCGCGGTCCGCAGGGCACGCTCTATGGCCGCAACGCAACCGGCGGCGCGATCAACTTCATCACGCGCAAGCCCGATCTCGACGCTTTCGGTTTCAAGGGACAGGTCTCGCTCGGCAATTACGATCATCGCCGCTTCAAGGGTGCGGTCAATCTGCCGCTCGGCCAGACGCTGGCGGTGCGCCTGTCCTATGTGAACCAGCAGCAGGACGGCTTCGTCCGCAACCCCGGCACCGGTGTGAAGCGCTGGGGTGACGAGGATCGGCAGGCCATGCGCGGCGATGTGTTGTGGGAGCCGAGCGACGCGATCAGCCTGCGCTATGCCTATGACCGCACCGAGATCGGCGACACGCCGGCCCATGTCGCGGCGACGCCCTTCCACCCGCAGACCGCTCCGCGCCCCAAGGCCGGAAGCCCGCTCGTCCGCGATCTGCTCCCCAACGACATTGTGTCGCAGGGCCACAGCCTGATCGGCGAATGGCAACCCACCGATACGCTGACGGTGCGGTCGATCACCGGCTATCGCAAGCTCGATAACTTCCAGAACCAGGATTACCTGACCGGCGTCCTCGGCCCGATCCCGCTGCAGAAGAACAGCAGCCGGGCGAAGCAGGACCAGTGGAGCGAGGAAATCCAGCTGGTCGGCGACGCCTTCGAAGACCGTCTGCAATATGTCGTCGGCTATTATTTCTTCACCGAAGAGGGCAGCAATTTCAGCAACAGCTTCAGCCCTCCCACCGCGACGCGCTCCTTCACCACTGCCACCATCAAGAACCGCTCGCACGCGCTGTTCGCGCAAGGGACGTGGACCCCTGCGCTGCTGGAAGACCGGCTGCACCTGACGGTCGGCGTGCGGCAAAGTTGGGACAAGCGCGCCGCCACGCTCGCCCGGTCGACGCAGGTGGGCGGCGGGGCGATCGTCCCGGTTCCCGGCCTCGGCGACGGCAGCCGCGACTTCAAGGATTTTAGCCCGACCTTCGTGGTCGCCTATGACGCCGCCGAGACCGTCCATCTCTACGCCAAGGCCGTGAAGGGCTATAAGAGCGGCGGTTTCAATATCCGCGCCAGTTCGCTCGCCCGCTTCGACCAGGGCTTCGGGCCCGAAACGCTGTGGTCGTTCGAGGGCGGCATCAAGAGCCAGTGGCTCGACAACCGCCTGCGCTTCAACCTGGCGGGCTTCATCTCCAAATATCGCGACATCCAGATCAATGTGCAGTCGGACCCGACCAATGTCCGCCTGACCGACGTGCTCAATGCCGGCCGCGCGACGGTCAAGGGCATCGAGATGGACCTGACGCTGGTACCGGTGCGCCCGCTGCGGATCACAGCCAATTACAGCTATCTGCACGCCCGCTATAACCGCATCCTCAATGCGGCCGGGGTCGACGTGGGGCGCGACTATCGCTTCACCAATGCGCCGGCGCACACGCTCGCGCTCGACCTGTCCTATGATCTGCCGCCGACCCCGATCGGCAAGCTGACCGCCAACGTCAATTACACGCTGCAGAGCGACAAGTTCACCAACGCGACCGTGACCGGCGGGCGCTATGTGGTCGGCGATTACGGCCTGATGAACGCCCGATTGAGCCTGGGCGACATTCCTGGCCTCGCGGGCGTCAGCGCCGCGCTCTGGGCGCGGAACCTGACCGACAAGGATTATTATCTGCTGCAGTTCAACATCGGCCGCCCCGGTGCAATCTATGGCGAGCCCCGCACCTATGGCATCGACCTCAGCGTCGAGCTCTGA
- a CDS encoding tyrosine-protein phosphatase, translating to MALLGLGACTVPARHERASLDRPPPASPTPQLQGAPNFRDLGGYQTEDGRRVKPGMLFRSDQLDRLTDADLAAMEGLHLAYVVDLRTESERAREPDRLPRGAKPLILDVSADADGSLGGDMRKAQAEITAGRGVELLEAANRDFVSLPSAQAAYRALVALVADPATGPLVYHCTAGKDRTGWASAVLLSILGVPRERIYYDYLASNAYLAQKNAGILASLKASGAPIDPANLEPVLGVRRAYLDSAFAEVDRVYGTMDAYFREGLGLSDAQIETIRSKYLER from the coding sequence ATGGCCCTGCTGGGCCTCGGCGCCTGCACGGTCCCTGCCCGCCACGAGCGCGCGTCGCTCGACCGGCCGCCGCCCGCCAGCCCGACGCCCCAATTGCAGGGCGCGCCCAATTTCCGCGACCTCGGCGGGTATCAGACCGAAGATGGGCGGCGGGTGAAACCGGGGATGCTCTTCCGGTCCGACCAGCTCGACCGCCTGACCGACGCGGATCTCGCGGCGATGGAGGGGCTCCACCTCGCCTATGTCGTCGATCTGCGGACCGAAAGCGAGCGGGCGCGCGAGCCCGACCGGCTGCCGCGCGGCGCAAAGCCTCTGATCCTCGACGTCTCGGCCGATGCCGATGGCTCGCTCGGCGGCGACATGCGCAAGGCGCAGGCGGAAATTACTGCCGGTCGCGGCGTCGAACTGCTCGAGGCGGCCAACCGCGATTTCGTCTCGCTGCCCAGCGCCCAGGCCGCCTATCGCGCTCTCGTTGCGCTGGTAGCCGACCCTGCGACGGGCCCACTGGTCTATCACTGCACCGCCGGCAAGGACCGCACCGGCTGGGCCTCGGCCGTCCTGCTATCGATCCTCGGCGTGCCGCGCGAGCGGATCTACTATGACTATCTCGCGAGCAACGCCTATCTCGCGCAGAAAAATGCGGGCATCCTCGCCTCGCTCAAAGCTTCGGGTGCCCCGATCGATCCGGCCAATCTCGAACCCGTCCTGGGGGTGCGGCGCGCCTATCTCGACAGCGCCTTTGCAGAGGTCGACCGGGTCTATGGCACGATGGACGCTTATTTCCGCGAGGGCCTGGGCCTCAGCGATGCGCAGATCGAAACGATCCGAAGCAAATATCTCGAGCGCTAG
- a CDS encoding TetR/AcrR family transcriptional regulator: MASIERPVMRQARGDATRQAILDAAERVFARLGYAAARLEDVALDVGIRRPSIVYYFPNKQQLYDEVEAGIFAAMHHYVVERLSGTERPMDQLLGLFDAWLDFLVARPTAARIIQRLIADLGPRGDNPVRFSETALVDIERVIAAGVEAGEFRPVSAMHILNGIAGGALFYVCNAAQLGEGRSYDPADPAQLEPFRALLHTLAKAAVKVEA, from the coding sequence GTGGCATCTATTGAGCGTCCGGTGATGCGGCAGGCCCGCGGCGACGCGACCCGTCAGGCCATATTGGACGCCGCCGAGCGGGTCTTCGCGCGACTCGGCTATGCGGCCGCCCGGCTGGAGGATGTCGCGCTCGACGTCGGCATAAGACGGCCGTCGATCGTCTATTATTTCCCGAACAAGCAGCAGCTCTATGACGAGGTCGAGGCGGGGATCTTCGCTGCCATGCACCATTATGTCGTCGAGCGGCTGAGCGGGACCGAGCGCCCGATGGACCAGCTGCTCGGCCTGTTCGACGCCTGGCTCGACTTCCTCGTCGCGCGCCCGACCGCGGCGCGGATCATCCAGCGCCTGATCGCCGACCTCGGCCCGCGCGGCGACAACCCCGTCCGCTTCTCCGAAACAGCTCTGGTCGACATCGAACGCGTGATCGCGGCGGGCGTCGAGGCCGGCGAGTTCCGCCCCGTATCCGCGATGCACATCCTCAACGGCATCGCGGGCGGCGCCCTCTTCTATGTCTGCAACGCCGCGCAGCTGGGGGAGGGGCGCAGCTACGACCCGGCCGACCCGGCGCAGCTGGAGCCGTTCCGGGCGTTGTTGCATACGCTGGCGAAGGCGGCGGTTAAGGTGGAAGCGTAA
- a CDS encoding lytic murein transglycosylase produces MMRSLLRRAVLATALAVVGVAPVWSAQDQPTSEEARAPDDSARLTDAPEPAAPSEDSLMRAYLATLRDRAVGMGISGDLFDRTLPTVTFNARVVRLDRGQPGASTSSSATPPFAPYLASHVDRVRINMGRSRYGSLRPLLLGIERETGVPEQIMLAIYGHETGYGTFTGNFDLLSALGTLAYEGRRRELFAGEFLNTLLLMQRGVARDRLKGSWAGATGYPQFLPSVYLRLARDGDGDGKADIWRSEPDALASIGNYLRDAGWKKDVPWGVAVRVPEGIDRAAIRSPMNSPRCPRVFARQSRWLTIAEWRDHGLTMLSGRVPAENELATLIEPDGPGRTGYLLTTNYRSILDYNCSNFYALSVGLLGDAIVE; encoded by the coding sequence ATGATGCGGAGCCTGTTGCGTAGGGCGGTCCTGGCGACCGCATTGGCGGTCGTCGGCGTGGCGCCGGTCTGGAGTGCCCAGGACCAGCCGACATCCGAAGAGGCGCGGGCGCCCGACGATTCCGCGCGGCTGACCGATGCGCCCGAGCCGGCGGCGCCGAGCGAAGACAGCCTGATGCGCGCCTATCTGGCGACGCTGCGCGACCGCGCGGTCGGCATGGGGATTTCGGGCGATCTGTTCGATCGCACGCTGCCGACCGTCACCTTCAACGCGCGGGTCGTGCGGCTCGACCGGGGCCAGCCGGGGGCGAGCACGTCGAGCAGCGCCACGCCGCCTTTCGCGCCTTATCTGGCAAGCCATGTCGACCGGGTCCGCATCAACATGGGGCGCTCGCGCTATGGCAGCCTGCGGCCGTTGTTGCTGGGGATCGAGCGAGAGACCGGGGTGCCCGAGCAGATCATGCTGGCGATCTATGGTCATGAGACCGGCTATGGCACCTTCACCGGCAATTTCGACCTGCTGAGCGCGCTCGGCACGCTGGCCTATGAAGGGCGGCGCCGCGAGCTGTTCGCGGGCGAGTTCCTCAACACGCTGCTGCTGATGCAGCGCGGCGTCGCGCGCGACCGGCTGAAGGGCAGCTGGGCGGGGGCGACCGGCTATCCGCAATTTCTGCCGAGCGTCTATCTGCGTCTGGCGCGCGATGGCGATGGCGACGGCAAGGCCGATATCTGGCGCAGCGAGCCCGATGCGCTCGCCTCGATCGGCAATTATCTGCGCGATGCCGGGTGGAAGAAGGACGTGCCCTGGGGTGTCGCCGTGCGCGTGCCCGAGGGGATCGACCGGGCTGCGATCCGCTCGCCGATGAACTCGCCGCGCTGCCCGCGCGTGTTCGCGCGGCAGAGTCGCTGGCTGACAATTGCCGAATGGCGTGACCATGGCCTGACGATGCTGAGCGGGCGCGTGCCGGCGGAGAACGAACTCGCGACGCTGATCGAGCCCGATGGCCCCGGCCGCACCGGCTATCTGCTGACCACCAACTACCGGTCGATCCTCGATTATAACTGCTCGAACTTCTACGCGCTGTCGGTCGGGCTGCTGGGCGACGCGATCGTCGAATGA
- a CDS encoding D-alanyl-D-alanine carboxypeptidase family protein, which produces MKRKTFALLSGMLLFVSLPAEAAAPPFDTPAPVAFMKDLSSGAILYAKNPDLRMPPASMAKMMTVYVAFDLVRKGELKLDAMATVRPETWKRWHGPAAGSTMFLSPGEQVSVANLLFGIVTLSGNDACVVLAEHISGTEEAFVALMNRRAKEMGLTNSHFGTSNGWPDGGVTYVSARDLATLAEKTIEEHPKLYKTFYSRPSFTWGKTMGSGQAITQANRDPLLGRVAGADGLKTGHTEEAGYGFTGSAEQNGRRLVMVLSGLTSFNQRVEQSVSFMNWGFRAWQSKPVAPKGRKVQIAEVQLGDEREVGLVAPKDLVVTIPAGLGSDLKSRVVYQGPIKAPFKKGDHIADLVVSGPDMAPQKLPLVADRDVGEAGFFDRMMAGLRWLFGLA; this is translated from the coding sequence ATGAAGCGTAAGACGTTCGCCCTGCTTTCCGGTATGCTGTTGTTCGTGTCACTGCCGGCCGAGGCCGCAGCGCCCCCGTTCGACACGCCGGCTCCGGTGGCCTTCATGAAGGACCTGTCGTCGGGCGCGATCCTCTACGCCAAGAATCCCGATCTGCGCATGCCCCCGGCATCGATGGCGAAGATGATGACCGTCTATGTCGCCTTCGATCTGGTGCGGAAGGGAGAGCTCAAGCTCGACGCGATGGCGACGGTCCGGCCCGAAACGTGGAAGCGCTGGCACGGCCCCGCCGCCGGATCGACGATGTTCCTGTCGCCCGGCGAGCAGGTGAGCGTTGCCAACCTTCTGTTCGGCATCGTCACTCTGTCGGGCAACGACGCCTGCGTGGTGCTGGCCGAGCATATCTCGGGCACCGAGGAAGCCTTCGTCGCGCTGATGAACCGCCGTGCGAAGGAAATGGGGCTGACCAACAGCCATTTCGGTACGTCGAACGGATGGCCCGACGGCGGCGTCACCTATGTCAGCGCACGCGACCTGGCGACGCTGGCCGAAAAGACGATCGAGGAGCATCCCAAGCTCTACAAGACCTTCTACAGCCGGCCGAGCTTCACCTGGGGGAAGACCATGGGGAGCGGCCAGGCGATCACACAGGCCAATCGCGACCCGCTACTGGGCCGCGTCGCCGGGGCCGACGGGCTCAAGACCGGGCACACCGAAGAGGCCGGCTATGGCTTCACGGGTTCGGCCGAGCAGAATGGCCGCCGTCTGGTGATGGTGTTGTCCGGGCTGACCTCGTTCAACCAGCGCGTCGAGCAGTCGGTGTCCTTCATGAATTGGGGCTTCCGCGCCTGGCAGTCGAAGCCGGTGGCGCCCAAGGGGCGCAAGGTGCAGATCGCCGAGGTGCAGTTGGGCGATGAGCGCGAAGTGGGGCTGGTGGCACCGAAGGATCTGGTCGTCACCATACCCGCCGGGCTCGGTTCGGACCTGAAGAGCCGGGTCGTCTATCAGGGGCCGATCAAGGCACCGTTCAAGAAGGGCGATCATATCGCCGATCTGGTCGTGTCCGGCCCCGACATGGCACCGCAGAAGCTGCCGCTCGTCGCCGACCGCGACGTGGGTGAGGCAGGCTTCTTCGACCGGATGATGGCGGGTCTCCGCTGGCTGTTCGGCCTCGCCTGA
- a CDS encoding septal ring lytic transglycosylase RlpA family protein — MSVAAGHRLVVAQVRAAALGLVLLLAGCGAPQADRPGRPPAPRPSGGPAPDTPVKIGKPYQIAGIWYYPADDGDYDEVGLASWYGAQFHGARTANGEQFDMDRVGAAHKTLPLPSYVEVTALDTGRTVVVRINDRGPFVANRIIDLSRRSAQLLGIERAGVSRVRVRRVYPSDEDRLALRSGRPASERRYASASELAALNQRFASRPATPKLPARVAAAVPDEAVPVGGWFVQVTALSSRPRAEEIAELLGARVEPVGALWRVRLGPYPAEKDASNALAQVRSRGYQESRLVRIEAADGATAEGFPRR, encoded by the coding sequence ATGAGCGTGGCGGCCGGTCATAGGCTTGTGGTCGCCCAGGTCCGTGCGGCGGCGCTCGGACTTGTGCTGCTGCTTGCCGGATGCGGCGCACCGCAGGCCGATCGCCCGGGCCGTCCGCCTGCGCCGCGCCCGTCGGGCGGGCCGGCCCCCGACACGCCCGTGAAGATCGGCAAGCCTTACCAGATCGCGGGCATCTGGTATTATCCGGCGGACGATGGCGACTATGACGAGGTCGGTCTCGCCTCCTGGTATGGCGCGCAGTTCCACGGCGCGCGCACCGCCAATGGCGAGCAGTTCGACATGGATCGCGTCGGCGCCGCGCACAAGACGCTGCCGCTGCCCAGCTATGTCGAGGTGACCGCGCTCGACACCGGGCGGACGGTCGTCGTGCGGATCAACGATCGCGGCCCGTTCGTCGCCAACCGGATCATCGATCTGTCGCGCCGCTCGGCCCAGTTGCTGGGGATCGAGCGGGCAGGGGTGTCGCGGGTGCGGGTTCGCCGGGTCTATCCGTCGGACGAGGACCGGCTAGCCCTGCGATCGGGCCGGCCGGCGAGCGAGCGCCGTTACGCTTCGGCGAGCGAACTGGCGGCGCTCAACCAGCGCTTCGCGTCGCGCCCGGCGACCCCAAAGCTGCCCGCGCGCGTCGCCGCCGCCGTTCCGGACGAAGCCGTACCGGTCGGTGGCTGGTTCGTGCAGGTAACGGCGCTGAGCAGCCGGCCGCGCGCCGAGGAGATCGCGGAATTGCTGGGTGCTCGCGTCGAACCGGTGGGAGCGCTGTGGCGGGTCCGGCTCGGCCCCTATCCGGCTGAAAAGGATGCGAGCAATGCGCTGGCGCAGGTCCGGTCGCGCGGCTATCAGGAGTCGCGTCTGGTGCGGATCGAAGCCGCCGACGGCGCCACTGCGGAGGGATTTCCAAGACGATGA
- a CDS encoding SDR family NAD(P)-dependent oxidoreductase — MSYEPALGAPATPVIITGGASGIGLASAEALAAVGRPVALWDINAGGVDRAAETLRSHYGVPVFATYADLRDLADIDRALADSRAALGPVGGIVHAAGTVDTASLDGITAESWEDGIAVHLRALAFLVQGALPDLTANPHSAVVAITSINATLGNAMNPIYSAAKGGMLSLVRSLADRLARDGVRINSLSPGIIMTGMMKPAVDALPAGHFERRILQERIGEPAEIGRVVRFLLSREASYVTAAEFVVDGGNISSQRG; from the coding sequence TTGAGCTACGAACCCGCGCTGGGCGCGCCCGCCACGCCCGTCATCATCACCGGCGGCGCTTCGGGCATCGGCCTCGCATCGGCCGAGGCGCTCGCGGCGGTCGGCCGGCCGGTTGCCTTGTGGGACATCAACGCCGGAGGCGTCGACCGGGCGGCGGAGACGCTGCGCAGCCATTATGGCGTACCTGTCTTCGCGACGTACGCGGACCTGCGCGACCTGGCCGACATCGATCGGGCGCTGGCGGACAGCCGTGCGGCGCTGGGGCCGGTCGGCGGGATCGTCCATGCGGCGGGGACGGTCGACACCGCCTCGCTCGACGGCATCACCGCGGAAAGCTGGGAGGACGGGATCGCCGTCCACCTGCGCGCGCTCGCCTTTCTCGTCCAGGGCGCCCTGCCCGACCTCACGGCGAACCCGCATTCGGCGGTGGTCGCGATCACCTCGATCAACGCGACGCTCGGCAATGCGATGAACCCGATCTACAGCGCGGCCAAGGGCGGCATGCTCTCGCTCGTTCGCTCGCTGGCCGACCGGCTGGCGCGCGACGGAGTACGGATCAACTCGCTCTCGCCCGGTATCATCATGACCGGCATGATGAAGCCGGCGGTCGATGCCCTGCCTGCCGGCCATTTCGAGCGCCGCATCCTGCAGGAGCGGATCGGTGAGCCGGCCGAGATCGGCCGGGTGGTCCGCTTCCTCCTGTCGCGCGAGGCGAGCTATGTTACGGCGGCCGAGTTCGTCGTCGACGGCGGCAACATCTCTTCACAGCGGGGATGA
- the tmk gene encoding dTMP kinase: MTGRFVSLEGGEGAGKSTQARALAAALRARGIEVVETREPGGSEGAEAIRRLLLEGSGDRWTMEAEALLFAAARADHVAKTIKPALAAGKWVLCDRFVDSSIAYQGGAGGLGLDRIRALHAFGSGGFLPERTLLLTLPSEEAAKRAAVRDRDGADRIGGRDAAYHAAVASAFEAVAAAEPERVRRIDARGTPEEVTARLIDALADLLP, encoded by the coding sequence GTGACCGGCCGGTTCGTCAGTCTGGAAGGCGGGGAGGGCGCGGGCAAGTCGACCCAGGCGCGCGCTCTGGCCGCCGCCCTGCGCGCGCGCGGGATCGAGGTCGTCGAGACTCGCGAGCCCGGTGGGAGCGAAGGTGCGGAAGCCATCCGGCGCTTGCTGCTTGAGGGCAGCGGCGACCGCTGGACGATGGAGGCCGAGGCGCTGCTGTTCGCCGCCGCGCGCGCCGACCATGTCGCGAAGACGATCAAGCCCGCGCTGGCGGCTGGAAAATGGGTGCTGTGCGATCGCTTCGTCGACAGCTCGATCGCCTATCAGGGTGGGGCGGGCGGGCTCGGTCTCGACCGGATCCGCGCGCTCCACGCCTTTGGCAGTGGCGGTTTCCTGCCCGAGCGCACCCTGCTTCTGACCCTGCCATCTGAAGAAGCCGCCAAGCGCGCGGCTGTCCGTGACCGCGACGGCGCCGACCGGATCGGCGGCCGGGACGCGGCCTATCATGCCGCCGTCGCATCTGCCTTCGAGGCGGTTGCTGCCGCCGAACCCGAACGCGTCCGCCGCATCGACGCGCGCGGCACCCCCGAGGAGGTCACTGCGCGCCTGATAGACGCGCTGGCGGACCTGCTGCCGTGA
- a CDS encoding DNA polymerase III subunit delta' produces MTLIGHQEQVAALRAASDSGRLHHAWLLTGPEGIGKASFALAAATRLLAEAAGPPVSLPGLETPETHPVANYIRAGSHPDLRILTRLTKDRSEDLARSISIDQVRSLQSLFATTPSLSSRRVVIIDAIDDLERPAANALLKSLEEPPAGTIFFLVSHAPGRLLPTIRSRCRQLRFAPLDDRQMLGALQIALPEEPRDEIDALIRSGQGSPGRALSFAGLQIAALDAAMDRLVVEGDATNAIRAQLAKQLSGKAAQARYEAFLERAPARIAAEARTRTGQAMADALALWEDARRIGESAVHISLDPATTVFELAGLLARLAPAPR; encoded by the coding sequence GTGACACTGATCGGTCATCAGGAGCAGGTGGCGGCGCTGCGGGCGGCGTCGGACAGTGGGCGGCTGCACCATGCCTGGCTGCTGACCGGGCCGGAGGGCATCGGCAAGGCGAGCTTCGCGCTGGCCGCTGCGACCCGCCTGCTCGCCGAAGCCGCTGGTCCGCCTGTATCGCTGCCCGGCCTCGAAACGCCCGAGACACACCCCGTCGCAAACTATATCCGCGCCGGCAGCCATCCCGATCTGCGCATTCTGACCCGCCTGACCAAGGACCGGTCGGAGGATCTCGCGCGCTCGATCAGCATCGATCAGGTGCGCTCGCTCCAGAGCCTGTTTGCGACGACGCCCAGCCTGTCGTCGCGGCGGGTGGTCATTATCGATGCGATCGACGATCTTGAGCGGCCGGCGGCCAATGCGCTGCTCAAGAGCCTCGAGGAACCGCCTGCCGGCACGATCTTCTTCCTGGTCAGCCATGCGCCGGGGCGTCTGCTGCCCACGATCCGGTCACGGTGCCGGCAATTGCGCTTCGCGCCGCTCGACGACCGGCAGATGCTTGGGGCCTTGCAGATCGCACTTCCCGAGGAGCCGCGCGACGAGATCGACGCGCTGATTCGCAGCGGGCAGGGATCGCCGGGCAGGGCGCTCAGTTTCGCGGGGCTTCAGATCGCGGCGCTCGATGCCGCCATGGACCGTCTTGTGGTCGAAGGCGATGCAACCAATGCGATCCGGGCGCAGCTGGCAAAGCAGCTATCGGGCAAGGCCGCGCAGGCGCGCTACGAAGCGTTTCTCGAACGTGCTCCGGCACGCATCGCCGCCGAGGCTCGTACGCGGACAGGGCAGGCGATGGCCGATGCACTGGCTCTGTGGGAAGATGCTCGCCGCATTGGCGAAAGCGCGGTCCACATCTCGCTTGATCCGGCGACTACCGTGTTCGAGCTGGCCGGCCTGCTTGCCCGACTGGCTCCGGCGCCGCGCTGA